From the Trifolium pratense cultivar HEN17-A07 linkage group LG4, ARS_RC_1.1, whole genome shotgun sequence genome, the window CATTGCATATAAGAATAAAGCCATTCTGTATGCTTGCCGATTATTAGACGTATTCCCATAATCATATAACTCAGGGTTCTGGTCATTTAGCAGGATTTAAAATGAATAGCATTGACACAGAAGAATGTACTTGTGAATTGTGATCAGAATATAATGAACATTAACAATTCATTTGTTATTTTGGAATCTGctgtatatataaatatagaagaATTTAAAATGTCAACACTACTTTAGAATGTATTACCTCTCAGCAGCTCGAACAGCAAGCCTTCCGGCAATACTACGGATTATTTTTGACTGTGTTGTTTCCTTTCCATCAGAAGATTTTGGAAGTCCAATTATAAACTCATCAGCTTCCTATAATTTAGAAACTGTGTTATGGTATCTATAACGATAGAAAATATATCTCTATCGATCAAATTTTATATACTGCACAGGACAAAAGATGAATCAGACCTCTTGTTCGGCAATGTTCATAATCCGGAGTTCAAGTTTTTGTCCTCGAAGTTCCAAAACCTAAAGCAAATACAAGATTATAAGGATGAATGCTGATAATGAAATACAAATAAGAATATCCATAAATGCACTTCAATGTAACAAATACATGTCATCTAGTCATGGCCAGCGCCCAGCGGCAATAATATGCTCGAAACCTAAAATACTAAGCACGCAATTTTATCATACAAAACTTAAAGAAAACCTAACATCAATAGTAAGCAGTTAGGAGCCCaataattgaattgaaaagAATTAAAGGAAGAACACCTTTGCTGAGAAAGAATAGGAGACAAATCTCTTCTCCAAAGGTTTCTCCCCTTCACAATAGAGTTGCTACACTCTATTCACAATGTTTACAGTACTCACTAATTCAAAGATGCTCCCCTCTATCAATTGAGGGCTATTTAAAGACATGGTAATAGGCTCGTTTTTTTTAAGACTCGGTATCTCTCCGAAGGATCGACAATTCCAAGAGACACCAATCCCGCTGTCCACTAGCAGGGCGGGGGGCATTTTAAGCCAGAGTTTCGCTCTGTATGGACTGACCCAACATAGGAAGTGACACCGAGAGGATTCAAACCTAGGACCTTGAGCAACACTCCAAGGTCCCAAACCTTCACCACCAGCCACCGGGTCAATCCATGTGGGTTAACATGCTGCTAATAGGTCGAACAACCACAAAACAAACCAACCTACTGAACAACCACATGACAAGCTAACTAACTAATTGCTCTAACAATCTTAACTATTATAATTCCCCTTAAATCTATATCCTAATATAAGCACAAAATTTCGTTTGAAAAACAAACACATGGTTTTAAATACGCTCACACTACGAGCAGTTTCCATAAGCTATATTGGAGAACgtatgaaaataagctaaaaaaaaacttatgaaaattgtcataatCTTGTTTTGACAAAGTTCTCCCAAACaatgtcacaaaacttatgtcggtagataagttcaaataagctaatccaaataaGCTCATAATCACATGGGTCGAATGTAATCCTATATACAACATTAACATGTGTAGGACATCAAACACACCTTCAATATGATGTGTCTGTGCTAAATTGCTAATCCAAACATTTTACAATTGTATCTACAAAATGGACAAACAAACCAAAACATAGTACTAAGCCACTAGGTTTCGTCTAGTGGTGAGGATCCTgagttcgatccccagctcatcgtaaacaaaaaaaaaaaaaaacatagtacCAAATTACATGATACATgctaaattcattcattcaaatttccAACAAGAAACTAAAGAGCAACAAAACATACATAATAACAATAGATTCTGTAAAAGCAAAAGAAAGTGGAATTGTTATTACTGTTAAAGGGCGAACAGAGAAGCCTTTGCTGAGAGCAAGACCAGTACGAGCCATTCCCAAGTCGATACCAAGGGAGAACCCACATATCCAGTCTGCTTCTTTCTCCATTTGAAGCGCGTTTGGAGGAAGCTCTTCCAAAGTTATTTTTGTTGAGTTCACAGTTCCATTGTGATTTTTTGTGTTATGGGTCgaattcaattttacaaaagaTGGAAATTTTGTAAGATTTGAAGGTGAATAAGAGTTGAAGAAGAGATTGTGGGGCGGCAGTGGTTGTAGCAGTTGATGAGTCCACATTAGGGAGGGAGAGCGAGAGAATGGATAATGAAAAGtgctgtttttttctttctttctttcaggataagtgcttatttttcttttttgaagaaGTCTGCACTTTTCTTTCtgcttactttttttttaaccatagTATGAAATTTCCAGCGCCGTCAATGATTAATTTTCAGAGAACTTGTGGGATACACGAGGAGGTGGATTTTCTCCTCCAAACCAAATTTTCTTCATACGCATCAGCCATAAATTGAACTTCTAACCACATACTTAAGGGGACCAAAATACTTgccacttggaccaattcatgtTGGTgcttactcttttttttatagttaagaaatgtgaaaaacaaaatcaaacttatttatttcattaataacaaattaaagtttttttatggttacaactattaaaaataaaaattacaccaaacatttttttttttaatttttacaaaacaccattttttttggcaaaacaCCAAATATTTGTTACATAGTAGTAAAAAGACTAGTTTCTCAGCTTAGACCGCTCAGAGTACTTCATTAATCAACTTTGACTCTTTGGATTAACCAATCCAAATTTATCCAGAATGACTATCCAAACTATTATAAGAAGTCTGACATCTTATACTAAACTTTAAAGCAAAAAAAGACATCAAACTTTTAAGTCTACTTTAGAATCTTATATAAGTAATAGAAAAAACTCTAGAAAATTAAATCACATTCTCAAAATactttgattttcttttaaatgTACTTTTGCATAGAAATATTTCGATTCAAAAAGTTATAATTGATTGTGTAAACTATAATCAATAATGACAAACATCATTATCGTCACCCGAGGGCGTGCGCACACACATTTAATAACTCAATTTTCTTCTGTCTTCTAAAATGGTAAAAAGCATCACAAGCACAAGACATGCAACAATCTAAAGGATTTGTCTAACATCCATGTGAGCAATTGATAGTGTTCATATCTCTTTGGTACGAAAAATCCCCGCCGGaaatataataaacaataatccgaaaaaaagtaaaagaaattgCGAAAGAGAATGATTGTTCTACTTTGGTCCTACTATGATTAGAGAGCTTCACATTATGAAGGTATTCATTTGAAGCACCTGAATTGTCTCTGCCTGTCATTAGCACCTATTTAGTTTCCGAACTTCCACCTTCATTTTGGGTGCCAACATTTGAACCTTCATGTGCATTTGATTCCAGTGGAACAGataaaatctcattttttgatTCTTCAGGAAGATTTCCCACCCCAGCATGCGCTGTGacttccgagacttgagtctgcACCAACTGGGGATCATAACCTGAACCGGCCCCAGCTATGGGTGTTGGTGTCTGAGCAGCCAAGGAGCCATTCACGGGTGCTGCTGTTGATCCTTGTGCTTGAGATAGTGCATTCACCAGGAGCTGAGCCAGAAGTACCTGTGGATCATTATCACCTTGTTGGACTTGAGCATTAATTGCATTGGCTAGAGCATTGATGTCAGGTGGGTAAAGTGTTTGAAGCCCTACAACTCCAGCCAAAGCTTGGGAACCTACTTCAGACGAAGCTTGGGGACCTACTCTGGCCAAAGCTTGGTTACCTACTGCTTGGGGACCATAGGCACGCTTCATGTGCTTTTTCCCACTAATATGAGCCTGGTATACGCGTTGGGTGTCACATTTAACATTGCACAACTCACATGTAATAGCTACAGCTTGTTCAGGATTTGAACCATCAGCAGTCCTCGCCTGTTTACGTCCTTTTCCTCCTCTTAACTTACGCTTCAATCCACGGCCTCTTGCACCAGAGTTTTCTATACTTAACCCATCAGGCTCTTCAGCTTGAACATCAGAAGTCTCTCCTACATTGTTATTATCAGCTGCAATTTCAGAGCTCATGTTTTTGGTGGGGTTCTCAGACTCCTGAGCTATCATAGGTTGCTCTGTTGAGTTCAATTGAGAGGTAGGAATCTGACTACTCTCTGATCCGTTGATAGCACCGTGTCTCTGTTTTGCTTCATGTAATCTTATATTCTTCAGATGCTTTTTTCCTTTCAGATGCACCTGCATGACTTCTGAGGTATTGCACTCAATCTTACAAATTTCACAAAATACCCCATGTGGTGGCGCTTGCACTGGTGCAGTTTGCACTTGAGCTGAGACTGATGATGAACCTGGTACTGCATAAGTGGCTCCAGCAGACGCACCAGGTACATCAGAAATAGCAACACCAGAAGAATGAGACGGAAAGTGTCTCCCACTACCCACTCCACGTCCTCTTCCACGATTGAACTGACCTCGACCACGACCACCCCGCCTGAATGATCTACCACCCCCACCTCTGTATTGAGATGATGACCCGATCTGAAAATAAAAGGTCACGTTCAAAGTCAAGCATATATTTATATGGTCACAAATATTCATGTACAAATAAATTGGAGATTTGAGAGGAAAGGATTAGAATAAAAGATTTGCACAGAATTGACAAAATAGCACAAGAAAAAACTGTCAATGCCGTGCAAGTCAATTTATGAAGGAACTCTATACTCCAAGTATGCAAATATTGGAGAAGAGttaataacaaagaaaaaactgATTAAGAAAAGGAATATCTGGTTTATCAAGGTGATAACCAAGGAAATATTTATAACAGAGTAGTTTTAAGTCACCACTAACATTAACAAATGGGACAGACTGTGATGGCCTTAAAACTGCTTCCAAGGCATCCTCGATTTCAAAAATCATTCCAATTCTTACATACAGTAAATCTAAGTATCTCAATTTTGTATATGAAACAAAATTCTTAAAATGATCTTAATGATCACTTTAATATAATGTAAATGCTTCACATGCTTGACAATGATCATTTTAACAGAAAA encodes:
- the LOC123920019 gene encoding putative pre-16S rRNA nuclease, with the protein product MWTHQLLQPLPPHNLFFNSYSPSNLTKFPSFVKLNSTHNTKNHNGTVNSTKITLEELPPNALQMEKEADWICGFSLGIDLGMARTGLALSKGFSVRPLTVLELRGQKLELRIMNIAEQEEADEFIIGLPKSSDGKETTQSKIIRSIAGRLAVRAAERGWRVYLQDEYGTTTTAMDRMIDMGLSKSARQNKLDAYAATMLLERYFSTSGQKTELVVPKNLELQGKLRKGPPKDEDFFSDDDDFFPDED
- the LOC123921097 gene encoding zinc finger protein 346-like isoform X1 — protein: MDYSGYNPNQPQPQQQQSYYEYDPSQIQLQPYDQSYATAAAAYQSSYYAAYNQTYASYYPTDSTTSQLQQQQQPINYYQQSEPAPVHPPGVNPEPVQLNNIPIGSSSQYRGGGGRSFRRGGRGRGQFNRGRGRGVGSGRHFPSHSSGVAISDVPGASAGATYAVPGSSSVSAQVQTAPVQAPPHGVFCEICKIECNTSEVMQVHLKGKKHLKNIRLHEAKQRHGAINGSESSQIPTSQLNSTEQPMIAQESENPTKNMSSEIAADNNNVGETSDVQAEEPDGLSIENSGARGRGLKRKLRGGKGRKQARTADGSNPEQAVAITCELCNVKCDTQRVYQAHISGKKHMKRAYGPQAVGNQALARVGPQASSEVGSQALAGVVGLQTLYPPDINALANAINAQVQQGDNDPQVLLAQLLVNALSQAQGSTAAPVNGSLAAQTPTPIAGAGSGYDPQLVQTQVSEVTAHAGVGNLPEESKNEILSVPLESNAHEGSNVGTQNEGGSSETK
- the LOC123921097 gene encoding zinc finger protein 346-like isoform X3; translation: MVNQMIGSSSQYRGGGGRSFRRGGRGRGQFNRGRGRGVGSGRHFPSHSSGVAISDVPGASAGATYAVPGSSSVSAQVQTAPVQAPPHGVFCEICKIECNTSEVMQVHLKGKKHLKNIRLHEAKQRHGAINGSESSQIPTSQLNSTEQPMIAQESENPTKNMSSEIAADNNNVGETSDVQAEEPDGLSIENSGARGRGLKRKLRGGKGRKQARTADGSNPEQAVAITCELCNVKCDTQRVYQAHISGKKHMKRAYGPQAVGNQALARVGPQASSEVGSQALAGVVGLQTLYPPDINALANAINAQVQQGDNDPQVLLAQLLVNALSQAQGSTAAPVNGSLAAQTPTPIAGAGSGYDPQLVQTQVSEVTAHAGVGNLPEESKNEILSVPLESNAHEGSNVGTQNEGGSSETK
- the LOC123921097 gene encoding zinc finger protein 346-like isoform X2, yielding MNICDHINICLTLNVTFYFQIGSSSQYRGGGGRSFRRGGRGRGQFNRGRGRGVGSGRHFPSHSSGVAISDVPGASAGATYAVPGSSSVSAQVQTAPVQAPPHGVFCEICKIECNTSEVMQVHLKGKKHLKNIRLHEAKQRHGAINGSESSQIPTSQLNSTEQPMIAQESENPTKNMSSEIAADNNNVGETSDVQAEEPDGLSIENSGARGRGLKRKLRGGKGRKQARTADGSNPEQAVAITCELCNVKCDTQRVYQAHISGKKHMKRAYGPQAVGNQALARVGPQASSEVGSQALAGVVGLQTLYPPDINALANAINAQVQQGDNDPQVLLAQLLVNALSQAQGSTAAPVNGSLAAQTPTPIAGAGSGYDPQLVQTQVSEVTAHAGVGNLPEESKNEILSVPLESNAHEGSNVGTQNEGGSSETK